Genomic segment of Paenibacillus polymyxa:
AATGAAGTGAAAGAAGTGGTGGGGAAGCTAGGTAGCTTAACGACTGATTTTCAACAGTTGCCTCCATCTGAAAAGAAAAAGGACGAGATGCTCGATCTGCTCCGTGAATATAACAGAGGGATGGCAAAATTAAAGCAATATGATTCCGATGAAGTTGATGGTGAAAAAGTCGGATTTAACTATGATGATCGAGATGAGTTAATAGAGAAGCTGGGAATGACTTCAGATCAAGAGAAAATGTTAACAACCGTTTTAACGAATGAATTGAAGTCACATATTGCTAAAGAGAAGAAAATCCCTATCTATCAAATCGAACTGCGGATGACACATGTGAAGGATATTAGAGTTGACTATGATTATCTTACTGAACTCGTGGAACGATTATTGAACGAAGTCCACGAAGGCAAAGATGAAGAGGCCAAAGAGACGCAAGAAAAAATCAACCAATTTGCGAATGGGTTGGATGATCGTAACTATGCGACTAAAATTATGAATGCAGCTACTGCAATTATCAAAGGTCACTTCCCACCTGCAGGCTCTGACTTCAAGTATCCTGTGAAGCTGAGTGACAGTGAACATATTATCCAGCAAGCGAACAACGTCAGCCTGGATCGAAGGTTTCTTGACTTCCGAGTGAAGTGGGGAATCACAGATATTATCACAAGTGCTCAAATGCGAGAGCTGTTTAGTCGTCATCGCTACGGAGAGAAAGATTTGGATGATACGGGTCAAATTCGTGACATTATCGCTCAAGCCAGCTCTGACTACATGACACTGGCTCATGATGAGAGCGTGCAGTCTTTAGCTAGAATGAAATATCGCAACGGTTTGCGCGACGCAATTTATGAGCTAGCGGATGAGTTGGCAGAAAGTTAACCTGGTTGAAACTGTTCAATAAGGGATGCAGATGGGAGATTGTGATGAACGAAATACAATTTTTAATGTATGATGCCGATGAAAAAGTGGTTAGTGCAGAAATTGCACATACCACTCAACACGGTGCAATGGAAGGAAAAACACAAACAAAGCCAGTGAAATATTACACTTGGTTGCCATTATTTCAGTTGGCTATCGTGTAAATTCGCAAAAGGCAACGAAGTTCCGTATATGGGCAACGGATGTCTTAAAAGAATACATCCAAAAAGGTTTTAAAATTGATGTTGAACGTATGAAACAAGGTGAGCATGTTTTTGGCAAGGATTCTGCTCGAAGATGAGGTTTTATTGGGAATGCAGGACATTGCGAAAAGCATTGATGATATTCTTAACATTCAATCGCTATGAAATCTTGGATGGAAATGGGCACATTTCACAAAGGCAGCTAAGGAAAAGGCTATTGGCGAGTATAAAGAATTCAACAAGCATCAAAAAATAGTTTCTGATTTTGATAGAGTAATTAAGACCATACAGGGAGAGCAGAAATGAGCGAACATAAAGAAAATGTACCT
This window contains:
- the rhuM gene encoding RhuM family protein codes for the protein MVAIISVGYRVNSQKATKFRIWATDVLKEYIQKGFKIDVERMKQGEHVFGKDSARR